In Humulus lupulus chromosome 6, drHumLupu1.1, whole genome shotgun sequence, a single genomic region encodes these proteins:
- the LOC133785974 gene encoding receptor-like protein 6, with translation MGQFSWLYSLIILFFFFFVTSLSSPSPPPLCHPHESSALLHFRNSFTFYNDTWLCMEFYGINNPNNTISWNKNMDCCKWSGVTCDEVTAHVIRLDLTCSGLQGILHSNNSLFSLAHLQSLILSHNLFDDSNMVHLDLSYSGFTGHAPLELSHLSNLVTLDLSRNNDLKLETSSWKRTLANLTNLKELFLRYVDMSSTSPDSFMNLSTSLTSLDLSRSQLQGKLPENVLSLPNLQQLDLSYNSYLNGSFPQYNLSSPLKVLNLSESGVVVDQPHLCRKLKYLHILSLRNYNFLKLSPTLLDNCTQITSLDLSSNNFGGYIPWSSIFNLQQLTFLDLSGNNFVGPIPEICNNSTKHSFSCVSSKHQLVGSPPLNFKSLYLYGNELNGTIPSWLYSLPSLQYLYLSSNKFSGSIQEFQHNSLISLYLEYNNLQGSFPRSIFQQVNLTDLLLSSNNLSGVVQFDQFSKLKKLYYLHLSNNSLSLVSNNNNNDTLPNTLSELYLSACGISEFPYSLRSLENLGVLDISNNQIEGSVPKWLWNVGKDSLQFLDISHNFLTQIDQIPWKNLQYINLRSNRLQGHLPIPPPYTSFFSISNNTLDGEISHLICNFSWLEVLDLSNNNLSGNIPPCLGNSSLYVLDLHKNKLHGIIPSHFAKRNYLGVLNLNENQLEGSLPKSLFNCKELEFLDIGNNKINGSFPWWLESLLNLQVLILRSNRFQGPIGNPKVRHPFHNLRIMDLSGNEFTGHLPQKYFKNFLGMMNATSHYLSYMQADFGGGNYYEISSLTIKGYYAELEKIQTMLIVIDFSRNNFTGEIPELLGKLNSLKGLNFSHNKISGSIPPSLGNLTNLEWLDLSSNKLVGKIPWQLAVNLNQLQFLNLSVNELDGLIPRSRQFDTFTNDS, from the coding sequence ATGGGTCAGTTTTCATGGCTCTACTCTCTCATcattctcttctttttcttctttgttacTTCTTTGTCTTCTCCTTCTCCACCTCCATTGTGTCATCCCCATGAAAGCTCTGCTTTGCTCCACTTTAGAAACTCTTTCACCTTCTATAACGATACATGGTTATGTATGGAGTTCTATGGGATTAATAATCCTAATAATACAATTTCATGGAACAAAAACATGGATTGCTGCAAATGGAGTGGAGTCACATGTGATGAGGTCACAGCTCATGTCATCCGTCTTGACCTTACATGCAGTGGCCTTCAAGGCATTCTTCACTCCAACAACTCTCTTTTCTCTCTTGCTCATCTCCAATCTCTTATTCTCTCTCACAATCTTTTTGATGATTCAAATATGGTTCACCTTGACCTTTCTTACTCTGGTTTCACTGGCCATGCCCCTCTCGAATTGTCTCACTTGTCCAACTTGGTTACACTTGACTTGAGCAGGAATAATGATTTGAAACTAGAGACATCTAGCTGGAAAAGAACTCTAGCAAACCTAACAAATCTCAAAGAATTGTTTCTTAGATATGTTGATATGTCTTCTACTTCACCTGATTCCTTTATGAATCTGTCAACTTCTTTGACATCTCTTGATCTCAGTAGGAGTCAATTGCAGGGGAAACTTCCAGAAAATGTTCTCAGTTTGCCAAACCTTCAGCAACTTGATTTGAGTTACAACTCATATCTCAATGGTTCTTTTCCACAATATAATTTGAGCAGCCCACTTAAAGTATTGAATCTTTCTGAATCTGGAGTCGTGGTAGATCAACCTCATCTTTGTAGAAAGTTGAAGTACTTACACATTTTGTCTCTAAGGAATTACAATTTCTTGAAACTTTCTCCCACATTGCTTGACAACTGCACACAAATCACTTCCTTAGACCTTTCTAGTAATAATTTTGGTGGTTATATCCCATGGTCATCCATTTTCAATCTACAACAACTAACCTTTTTGGATCTTTCAGGGAATAATTTTGTAGGCCCAATTCCAGAAATTTGTAATAACTCAACAAAACATTCATTTTCGTGTGTCTCTTCAAAACATCAACTAGTGGGCTCTCCTCCATTGAATTTTAAATCTCTATATTTATATGGAAATGAGCTTAATGGGACAATACCATCTTGGTTATATTCCCTTCCATCtttacaatatttatatctaaGTTCCAACAAATTCAGTGGTAGCATTCAGGAATTCCAACATAATTCTTTGATATCTCTTTATTTAGAGTATAATAACTTACAAGGTTCTTTCCCAAGATCAATTTTTCAGCAAGTCAATCTCACGGATTTGCTTCTCTCCTCAAATAACTTGAGTGGTGTCGTTCAATTTGATCAATTTTCAAAGTTAAAAAAGCTCTACTATCTTCATCTTTCTAATAATAGCTTATCATTGGTatctaacaataataataatgatactttGCCCAATACTCTTTCTGAATTATATTTGTCAGCATGTGGTATAAGTGAGTTCCCGTACTCCTTAAGAAGCTTAGAAAATTTAGGAGTCTTGGATATCTCCAACAATCAAATTGAAGGCAGTGTTCCCAAATGGCTGTGGAATGTGGGTAAGGATTCATTGCAATTCCTAGATATTTCTCACAACTTTTTAACGCAAATAGATCAGATTCCATGGAAGAATCTACAATACATTAACCTCCGCTCCAACCGACTTCAAGGTCATCTTCCAATCCCACCACCTTATACATCGTTTTTTTCAATCTCAAACAATACATTGGATGGGGAAATATCACATTTGATTTGCAATTTCAGTTGGCTTGAAGTCCTTGATTTGTCAAATAACAATTTGAGTGGGAACATTCCTCCATGCTTAGGAAATTCAAGTCTCTATGTGCTAGATTTGCACAAGAATAAGCTTCATGGCATCATTCCTTCACATTTTGCAAAGAGAAACTACCTAGGTGTTTTGAATCTCAATGAAAATCAATTGGAAGGGTCCTTACCAAAGTCTTTGTTCAATTGTAAAGAGTTGGAATTTTTAGATATTGGAAACAACAAGATAAATGGATCATTTCCCTGGTGGTTGGAATCTCTTCTGAATCTCCAAGTTCTTATCTTGAGATCTAATAGATTTCAAGGTCCAATAGGCAATCCCAAGGTGAGACATCCCTTTCACAATTTGAGAATTATGGATCTCTCTGGCAATGAATTCACTGGTCATTTGCCGCAAAagtattttaagaattttttggGAATGATGAATGCTACTTCACATTACTTGAGCTACATGCAAGCAGATTTTGGTGGTGGTAATTATTACGAAATTAGTTCGTTGACAATAAAAGGATATTATGCTGAGTTGGAGAAAATTCAAACCATGCTTATAGTCATTGACTTCTCAAGAAATAACTTCACAGGAGAGATCCCAGAATTACTTGGTAAGCTCAACTCACTCAAAGGGCTCAATTTTTCACATAACAAGATCTCTGGTAGTATTCCACCATCTTTGGGAAATTTGACCAATCTAGAATGGTTAGATCTCTCCTCAAACAAGCTTGTGGGGAAGATTCCATGGCAATTGGCAGTAAATCTAAATCAACTCCAATTTTTAAATCTTTCTGTGAACGAATTGGATGGGCTTATACCTCGCAGTCGACAATTTGATACATTCACAAACGATTCATAA